The Amycolatopsis viridis genome window below encodes:
- the eccD gene encoding type VII secretion integral membrane protein EccD — protein sequence MATGTTVFSRVTVVAPSTRIDVALPADVAVADLMPMLLEMARETSPDGGARHGGWALAKLGDAPLDPSRTLASLGIVDGDLLQLRKRSDNPPPPLYDDVVDAIADAQPDTFRPWTTETARRIGHIAGGLALFTAALALFTGGPLFGGNGLAAALTAGVAAIACLAVGATLAKAYQAEATGVVIAAAGGLPFAFVAGFYAVPGLTVRANLLLASGLVVILAAVAIMIMGAGITTFIAAATAGVIGVVAFTVATLIAHPAPGVAAGTAAGALALISLLPRATIWLAKLPLPHVPSTAEELKEDTAFPDYTEIERRTALAHKYMTGLLIGCGGATAVAAIITASAPGVWGILTAAVATMVLLLRARSYANGSQAVALLTTGIVSGAGILIGWLGTQSPAGRLLWVFGVLVIVGAGALVVGVVFPNQRFSPPLRRTVEIFEAVCIATVLPLALAVMNLYATLRHISF from the coding sequence GTGGCAACGGGCACGACGGTGTTCAGCAGGGTGACGGTGGTCGCGCCCAGCACCAGGATCGACGTGGCGCTGCCCGCCGACGTCGCGGTCGCCGACCTCATGCCGATGCTGCTCGAGATGGCCCGGGAAACCTCCCCCGACGGTGGCGCCCGGCACGGCGGCTGGGCGCTGGCGAAGCTGGGTGACGCCCCGCTCGACCCTAGCCGCACGCTCGCCTCGCTCGGCATCGTCGACGGTGACCTGCTCCAGCTGCGCAAGCGCAGCGACAACCCGCCGCCGCCGCTGTACGACGACGTGGTCGACGCGATCGCCGACGCGCAGCCGGACACGTTCCGGCCGTGGACAACGGAAACGGCACGGCGCATCGGGCACATCGCGGGCGGGCTGGCCCTGTTCACCGCGGCCCTGGCGTTGTTCACGGGCGGGCCGCTGTTCGGCGGCAACGGCCTGGCCGCCGCGCTCACCGCCGGTGTCGCCGCGATCGCCTGCCTCGCCGTCGGCGCGACCCTGGCCAAGGCGTACCAGGCCGAGGCGACCGGCGTGGTGATCGCCGCCGCGGGCGGGCTGCCGTTCGCGTTCGTCGCCGGCTTCTACGCCGTGCCCGGCCTGACCGTGCGCGCCAACCTGCTCCTGGCCAGTGGTCTGGTGGTGATCCTGGCCGCCGTCGCGATCATGATCATGGGGGCGGGCATCACCACGTTCATCGCCGCCGCCACGGCCGGGGTGATCGGGGTGGTCGCGTTCACCGTCGCGACCCTGATCGCCCACCCGGCCCCGGGCGTCGCCGCGGGGACCGCCGCCGGCGCGCTGGCGCTGATCTCCCTGCTGCCTCGCGCGACGATCTGGCTGGCCAAGCTGCCGCTGCCGCACGTGCCCAGCACCGCTGAGGAACTCAAAGAGGACACCGCGTTCCCCGACTACACCGAGATCGAGCGGCGCACGGCGCTGGCACACAAGTACATGACCGGCCTGCTGATCGGTTGCGGCGGCGCGACCGCGGTCGCAGCGATCATCACCGCCAGCGCGCCGGGCGTGTGGGGCATCCTCACCGCCGCCGTCGCGACGATGGTGCTGCTGCTGCGTGCCCGCTCCTACGCCAACGGCAGCCAGGCCGTCGCGTTGCTGACCACCGGCATCGTCTCCGGTGCGGGCATCCTGATCGGCTGGCTGGGCACGCAGAGCCCGGCGGGCCGCCTCCTGTGGGTGTTCGGGGTGCTGGTCATCGTCGGTGCGGGTGCGCTGGTGGTCGGCGTGGTGTTCCCGAACCAGCGGTTCTCGCCGCCGTTGCGCCGCACCGTCGAGATCTTCGAGGCCGTCTGCATCGCCACCGTGCTGCCCCTCGCGCTGGCCGTCATGAACCTGTACGCCACGCTGCGGCACATCTCGTTCTGA